From the Brienomyrus brachyistius isolate T26 chromosome 23, BBRACH_0.4, whole genome shotgun sequence genome, the window ATATAAGCTTTTAGAATTGTGGAATTGTTAGCGGTATTTGTGCTTTgagacaaaagataaaaaaggcaaataaaagTAATGTACATCTATCTTATTTtgcattgtaaaaaaaaaaagtaactgATTTTCTGCTCGAAGATTATAGTGTGCTTATGATGGCCTACTACTTTTTTAAAGTAACACGAGTTTACAAAAggttgtacttttttttttcctgcaaacAAAATCGCAATTGAAAATTTTTATTGAGGTACTTCAATACTGTGTTAAATTTCTAAAATCGTATTGTATTTCTATATTTTTGTTGGTGTCGTATTAAAGTTTGAAATTTTGGTATCGTGAATATTATCGTGGTATCGTGACAATATATTAGAGTAAACAGTATGCTTGTAATGTCTCTGGATGTATTATTGGTCAGcgtaaataaatatgaaaaactGTAATGTGGGAGAGAGATCTGTCTGAATTAGGTCATGTCTTAAGCATGTAAACCTAATGGTTAATCTCTTCTATGACACACATTGCATAAGTTCTTGCTGTTTTCCCCTGTCCACAGCGGCTCAGATTAAGAGCCTGGTGAACCAGATTGGGACCAGGCAGGACACGAGTGAGATGCGGGAGAATCTGTGAGTTTATGCCCTGGGTCTTTCACTCGCATTGCATGAGGAGGGTTGCAGTGTCAGTACCCTCAAATgtacctttttttttattatttttttaagtgtCACTGTGTGACATCATCATTGGTGTCCGTTTGGCATACATCAGAAGAGTAAGATTTCTGTGTGAAGCAGCAGACCTCTGTGAGGCATATGTATGCTAATCTATCCCTGAAGCACATTGTTACCCGATGCTTGGATTTAAGTCTTCTCTGCTTGTACAGACAGCAGCTACAGCAGAATACCAACCAACTGGCTAAAGAGAGCAACCGACTTATAAAAGACCTGGGCTCACTGCCGTTACCTACGTCTCCATCAGAGCAGGTGCCCCTGGGGATGCATGCGGCTGACCGTGGGAATgttctgagtttttttttttttttttttttttctattttttttttttttgcgtgtaCATGTGATCATGTGCATGGCTTCTTTCCCTCAGAGGCAGCAGAAGATCCAGAAGGAGCGGCTAATGAATGACTTCACGGCCGCTCTTGGTAACCTGCAGGCTGAACAGCGCCGTGCCGCCCAGCGGGGGAAGGACTCCGTGGCTCGGGCACGAGCCGCTTCCCGCCTCTCTGTAAGGCCTGTGCGCCTCTGCTCTTCTAGCTGTGACCCGTGCCCTCCTTCCCTGTCCAACCATGACTTGATTTTATCCACAGCAGTCAGAAGATGGCAACCGTGAAGATCCGCTGATCTCCTTTGAATAGTGAGTTACTTTCCGTCACTTGGGGTGACCCTAGGCTGCTGTCCGGGGGACCTGGTGGGCGATTCTTATTTTGGTAATGAAGTGCATCCTTGTGGGTGTGACTTCACTAATGTAATCATGTGACACTGTGTGGAGCGTAATCTGCAGCCCTTGTGTCCTCCTGACGTTCTGCCCCATAGCCAGGATGCCTGGGGGCAGACGGGGGCCCAAACACAGGAGCCCTCAATCACCGAAGAGGACCTGGAGCTCATCAAGGAGAGAGAAACAAGCCTGCGGCAGCTGGAGGTGTGTGTCTGATCTCTCCTAGTGTCACTTCGACGTGCTCACGGCTTCAGACTTCAAGGTTATTCCCAACATTTGCAGTCAGACATCATGGATGTGAACCAGATCTTCAAGGACCTGGCAGTGATGATTCATGACCAGGGCGACGTGGTTGGTAGGTGGTGTTCagtaggggggggaggggttgcacATCTGCTTGTGCGTGTGGTTCTTGGACCCTCTGAGTAgtggtgtgtttatgtgtgccaGACAGCATAGAGGCGAACGTGGAGAGCACACAGGTACATGTGGAGCATGCTGTGGACCAGCTACATCAGACAGCCCACTACCAGGTAAGAATACCTCTACTTTGTTCAGGGTAATTGTTTCTTCTTTAAAATGGGAAACAGATGATGTAATTTAATCTAATCCAATGACTGCTGTTGCACTCTTGGTCAAGTTG encodes:
- the LOC125719581 gene encoding syntaxin-12-like isoform X2, which translates into the protein MSYGRPDSYRGHLKHFSSLIQICSANIQRITHNTAQIKSLVNQIGTRQDTSEMRENLQQLQQNTNQLAKESNRLIKDLGSLPLPTSPSEQRQQKIQKERLMNDFTAALGNLQAEQRRAAQRGKDSVARARAASRLSQSEDGNREDPLISFEYQDAWGQTGAQTQEPSITEEDLELIKERETSLRQLESDIMDVNQIFKDLAVMIHDQGDVVDSIEANVESTQVHVEHAVDQLHQTAHYQDKSRKKMCVLILVLTVVAVVLAIVIWLATS
- the LOC125719581 gene encoding syntaxin-12-like isoform X1, whose protein sequence is MSYGRPDSYRGHLKHFSSLIQICSANIQRITHNTAQIKSLVNQIGTRQDTSEMRENLQQLQQNTNQLAKESNRLIKDLGSLPLPTSPSEQRQQKIQKERLMNDFTAALGNLQAEQRRAAQRGKDSVARARAASRLSQSEDGNREDPLISFEYQDAWGQTGAQTQEPSITEEDLELIKERETSLRQLESDIMDVNQIFKDLAVMIHDQGDVVVVCLCVPDSIEANVESTQVHVEHAVDQLHQTAHYQDKSRKKMCVLILVLTVVAVVLAIVIWLATS